A segment of the Marmota flaviventris isolate mMarFla1 chromosome 2, mMarFla1.hap1, whole genome shotgun sequence genome:
agccctatttccaaataaggtcaatTCATTCACAGGTAACAGAGGTGGGGGTGTCAATAGATCCTTTTGAAAGACACAACTAATCCAAATCTATGATTCAGAAAAACTGTTTTGCATTATCTTCTTTCACAGCATTTCTCTAAAAGTGACAATTTCTTTGAAGTTAGATTTGTGCATGTTGTTCagtgtttgtttttgcttttgtgctggggattgaatccagggcatttcaccactgagctagccctttatttatttatttttcttactttgaaaTAGGGTTTTGCCAAATTGCTGGGGCTGGACTTCAAACTgacctcctgccttagtctcccaaataACCTCTAAGACacatttcaaagttaaaaaaataaagtatagaacaaatcaagaaaaaaaaataaagtatatggattaaaaacacagacacacaagaATGAAGAACAGGTGAACAGATAACTATAAGCAAAAGCATGCGAATATGCAGAAAATGACTGAATAGACTAAAGAAAGCTGAAACCTTAGGTTGTAATAAAGACAGGCAGAGAACAGAGTGATTTACACAACAGCCTCAGGAAATCATAGATATTAGAGGGATCAGGCTCTGTTAAAGCTGAGGGCAGGCAGTGGGACTACGGAATGAGAGGCTCTTTGTTTGCTCATCCATAGGAAATTATCATTCCCTCCATAGGAAGAAGACTGGACCCTCCACAGAGTCTCGAGAAATTCTGGACACAGGGAACCAAGCTAGAAGTAAGGCCTGTCTGGAAGGCAGGGAGAGTCATGGGAGGTTGCTTTAAAGGTAGGTAGGCTCCTGGTTACTCCCCACCTGGCTCCCGGATTGTAGGTAGGCAGGTTAAtactttaaaggaaagaaaagatgggaagtaggtgggaaaagaaaagacaattaaGATGAGTAGGGGTCTTGCCAAACTATAGCCCACAGGACAAATCCAGCCATTGCCCACTTTATTAAATAAGTTTCTCTGGGACATAGTCATTTACTATGGCTGCTTCCCATTACAGCAGCAGAGTTGAATAAATATGACCTAGACTGCGTGACCCACAATATTTACTGCCTTTAAAGAAAGTTTGCCAATCCCTGGTCTATAGGGTCCAATGTGCAACAATAGGAAAGTTCCTAAAACAGAACAGaggaaatagaagacaggaaatcaaGACTTTCTAGAACTCAGGAAGAAGGCATGTCAAATCGAAAGGACTTACAAGTCAAATGACCAgcacaacaaaagaaagaagccCCATCCTTGGTATATCACTGAGTAATATCTGACCATGAGCAATAAAGAGACATGCCATTACCttccagagaaaaataagaaaacagaaaaatgaaaattcacagGGTAAGAAACAACTAGGGAACACGTTTAACCTCACCtgtaaccaaagaaatgaaatagaaaagactgGGTAGTATCTAGTGCTAGCAAAGAGAGAGGGAAATAAGACATTTCCTACCTGCTAGTGGGAAGTCCCAGAAGTTCTGAGTGGAATTAATTGTTTCCAGGAGCACTCACAGAACGTGGGTTCCACTGAACAGTCTCTGAGCAGAGGGGACCAAACACTGATACCTCAGTTACCATTTCatgttgttttatgttttgccCTAACTATACAGATATTTATACACCTGCAGGTCCTGCTCTGCACAGTGTCTGGGACACTGCACATCCTCAACAAATCTGCCAATCAAAATGACTTGAAGCATGTACAACTACcatcagagacagagagacaggaaaaaaatccTCTAGGTTATGTCTTAAATGCtcagtggaaaagaaaatgaagatgtattgaataattttgaaacataaagCCAAGCAATTTTTGCATTTTCCtcccttattcttttcttttctctcctaaaATTACTCATGATTGTAAAAGTCATAGCATAGCAAcatgatgacacatgcctgtatcccagcaacttgggaggccaaggcaggggatcataagttcaaggccagccctcagcaactcagccccaagcaacttagtgagaccctgtctcaaaataaaaattaaaagggctgggatatgcctcaaagcacccttgggctcaatccccactaccaaaaaaaaaaaaagtcaagcgTAACATGTCCACTGCCAGATGCTGCCTGCCGGACTTCCACCCAACCCCTAACAGTTTTAGGGTGCATGCTCACATCACCTGGTATCGGTCAAGAATCCTGAAGTCCTGACAGGTAGTCCGATATGTGGCTTGTCCGGCTGGAAGCCTGGAAACTCCTCCTTCTTTGGCTCCATAAATCCCATCAACTAACAGAAGAGCAGCATTAACAACTTGATCCAAGTCAAAAAGTGGTAATCCCCTATCCCTTTTTGCTTGTCTGACAATCAATTTCCGCTTCAGTCTCCGAGCTTCTGGTGTCATAGCAACTGCACTGGGACAGGCTTCCAGCCTCTTAAGCAGAAGTTTTTCCTCATAGATGCTCACAGGAGTGTACTTGGGCCCTTTAGGTTTTGTGTCTTTCTCCAGTGGAGGCTTCCTCTTTTCTCGAGCCCTTGTTTGCAAAGATGTGTTTGAATCTGTGTCTTCACTGTCAACATCCATCCTGTCAGGCTTTTCCTCCTCACTCTCTACCTCCTGCTTTATCTGTTCAGGTGCTCTGACCTTCTTTCTGCCTCCAATCACTGGCCCAGAAGCTGCTGACCCAGATGGGGGTGGAACATACTCCATCCCTGGGTCTATGACGCCATCACCTTCCAGTTCATCATCATCTACACAGAGTATAAAACAGTAGTATCAAGACATAGGGAAGAAGAGTATAGCtcagcacaaggccctgggttcaatgcccagcaccaggaaagtttaaaaaaagaaaagacataggAAAGAAGAAGGCAAGAGGTGAAAACTCACGCCCAAGATAAAGGACTTGGCCCACACCCAAGATAAAAAAATTTGAGGAAGGTTAAGTCTTACCATGAAACAGGGCTTGCGGTGGCATCACATCTGGAATCAGATCAGCTTCTGAAAGCAAGCTAGGAGTGGCAGAATGAGAGGCAGGCGTCCCCGGGGCAGAGAAAtccagagagggagaaggagatggGCTTGTTAGAGGGGTGCGGTCAGAAGAGCTCAAGGATGAGAAATCAATTACTTCTCCTTTCTCAAGAATCACGTCTGGCCTGCGGCCTCGGTTTATGAATTTCACAGGAGTAGAAGATGTGCTTCTGTCCAGAAAGCCAGCTGCTTCCTTCTGGGCTCTTCTAATGTCTTTGGCTTCCTGAGTTCGAGACCTTTTCTCTTTTAGTTCCATGGCAGATTCCACAGGATTCCGGCTCACCCGTTTTCTAAGTCCCTCGACAGTAATGATGGGATCCAATGCTGGTTTTGAGGCTGCTAGAAAGTAAAtatccaacttttatttttattttgttttatttttttggtaccagggatagaaaccagaggtacttaacctctaagctacatccctagttcttttttaattttttacttatttatttaggttttttttctttttcttctcggttattggggattgaactcaggggtactcaacactgaaccacatctctagccctattttgtattttatttagagacaggatctcactgagttgcttagcgctttgccattgctgaggctggctttgaactcgcaatcctcctgtctcagcctccagggctgctgggattacaggtacggAATACCAGCtccaacttttaaaataactactcaatgttaatttctttttgtaatgtATTACTGTGAACTTAGAACCATGTTCAATATAGAAATGTTTGATGAATGCCTTAAGTTAGAAGAATTAGATACCTcttaataaaaaagaagttaaatctAAATTCTAAAAAAGAATGTAAATCTAAACAAACATTACCTTTCACTTATTAAAATGGGTAAACATTAAAAGTTTGATAATGCTCAGCAAATAGGCATTTTCATGACTTTTTAATAGGGTATAAGTTTTAAGATGGTTGTCTGGAggttcatattttttaatgaatatgcCCTTTGATACAGCAACTGTTTGCAGTTTGTACATGTATACAAATTTGTGCAATTGAAGCACTGATTAAAGTAACAACTGGCAGAACAatcaaaatgtccatcaacaggggAATGGCTTAATACATAATCATAAAACCATATAATCGaatcaatgaaataaaggaaaataggGTAAACCTATATGTATTGTAATGGAAGGATGTCCAAGGTGTCCTGGGGGGAAATGGGGAATAAGTATTAGAGTGTatttaggctttaaaaaaaatgcttaaaatgcaGAGGTAATCTCTAAAAGCATTCATGAGAGATAACCCTGGTTACTCTGGGGAGTAAAACTGTAGTGGGAGAGGGGAGATTTTCAGACTTTATACCCTTCAATACCATTTGATATTTTACCATTATATGTTGAAAATTGTTAaagctcatttaaaaatttttggattaaaaaaaaaaaacaaaaaaccccagaaGCTAGCCTGATACATTGACacgtttgtaatcccagttacttgggaggctgaggccagaggatctcaagtttgaggacagtctatataatttagtgagacactgtctcaaaataaaaattaatttaaaaaggggggcagggctggggatataacttagtggtacaGTATGtgctcagcatgcatgaggccctgggttcaatttccagtattgcccaaaggaaaaaaaatcagatcaatGGGTACTACTAAGGagttactaattttttaaaaaatgtaaaacagcaCTATGGTTAGGCTATGAAAAGGAAAGAATCCTTATTTcttactgatatatatatatatatatatatatatatatatacacacacacacacacacacacacacatacccacacacatatatatgtgtatatatatatatatatatatatatgtttttttaaattctaatttttatatatgacagcagaatgcgattcaattcatattacccatatagagcacatttttttatgtctctggttatacacaaagtagagtcacaccattagtgtcttcatatatttatttagggtaatgatgtccattataTTCCACCGTCTTtactacccccatgccccctcccttccttctgccctatctaaagttcgtctattcctcccatgctcccctcatCCTCATTATGAATCAGTagccttatatcagaaaaaacattcaacatttgtttttttgggtttggtggggtttttttgttgttgttgttatttaatttattttaagtcaaGATCTTATTAATGCccaggttgtccttgaacttgtatcCTCCAGCCCAGCACATGGCATGGAGTTACTATTGTTGGAGTAAGGTGAAAGACACATGGGAATTTAGTATAGTATTTTCTTTACCTCTGTATGCTTttaaatttccataataaaaagttaaaaagaaatcagattaaaAACATTGAACCTTTCAGACATCAGAGGAAATTTATAAGACTGGTAACTTGattaagaaacaataaaatgttgtttttacatagtatttatttACAATATAAAAGAATAGTGTCATCATAAAATTGTCAAGTGGAATAGCTCCAGAGAGACTGATGAGCTATGGCTGATAAAAGCAGGACTGTCTCCTGTGCTAACATTTGCTCTGCTCTGTCTGAATTGCACCTTTTACAGTGGTACCTTTTACTTTCAAAGTGGATGCAGACAACTTCTCTCCTTCAGGTTTCATTGTTGGGGGCTTGTTATGAACAAGTTTCCACCATCCAGGCTCTCCAAATTCCTGAGCACCTGAACGAAAGTACATAGGACTTCCCACACTGAGGCAACCTGCTACTGTGCTCCACCATGTTGAAGTCTTTTtcctaaagaggaaaaaatttgtAAATTCCCAAGAATTTACAAACCATTAGCACTTTAAGTCGATCATCATATAGCAAATACACTCTACATATATTCTCTTTGACTTCTAGACTATGACATGCTATGGATCCCCCCTATTGTTGAAGGAACAGAACATAAGAGTCAAGAGAGAAGCTCTGGAATCTAACTAgcttcaaatcctggctctatCATCTTTCCActgtctcagtttcctaatctgtgaAATCAGAATATAGAATTTACTCCACCGGTTGCTAAGAGGATTGAATGAAAGAACTCAAACAAAGCACATAAAACAGTTCTCATCATACTCATTAAGCTATAGAGTTCTGTAAGCTTTAATTAAGTTGCTTTTACATGTAAATTGAGCACAGCTCTCAAGAAATAAAGCACACAAGAAGCATAAATCCAAGACTGGGTAGTTATGATAAGTCCTGGTAAATGGCTCACTTTACCAGGGTGATAGATGCATCTCTCAGCCTGCTGCAGTTTGCTCTGATATACTAAAATGG
Coding sequences within it:
- the Kat14 gene encoding cysteine-rich protein 2-binding protein isoform X3, whose translation is MDSNIHLSSLISRHDDEATRTSTSEGLEEGEVEGETLLIVESEDQASVDLSHDQSGDSLNSDEGDVSWMEEQLSYFCDKCQKWIPASQLREQLSYLKGDNFFRFTCSDCSADGKEQYERLKLTWQQVVMLAMYNLSLEGSGRQGYFRWKEDICSFIEKHWTFLLGNRKKTSTWWSTVAGCLSVGSPMYFRSGAQEFGEPGWWKLVHNKPPTMKPEGEKLSASTLKVKAASKPALDPIITVEGLRKRVSRNPVESAMELKEKRSRTQEAKDIRRAQKEAAGFLDRSTSSTPVKFINRGRRPDVILEKGEVIDFSSLSSSDRTPLTSPSPSPSLDFSAPGTPASHSATPSLLSEADLIPDVMPPQALFHDDDELEGDGVIDPGMEYVPPPSGSAASGPVIGGRKKVRAPEQIKQEVESEEEKPDRMDVDSEDTDSNTSLQTRAREKRKPPLEKDTKPKGPKYTPVSIYEEKLLLKRLEACPSAVAMTPEARRLKRKLIVRQAKRDRGLPLFDLDQVVNAALLLVDGIYGAKEGGVSRLPAGQATYRTTCQDFRILDRYQTALPSRKGFRHQTTKFLYRLVGSEDMAVDQSIVSPYTSRILKPYIRRDYETKPPKLQLLSQIRSHLHKSDPHWIPEPDAPLDYCYVRPNHIPTINSMCQEFFWPE